The proteins below come from a single Vicugna pacos chromosome 13, VicPac4, whole genome shotgun sequence genomic window:
- the LOC116277794 gene encoding ubiquitin carboxyl-terminal hydrolase 3-like isoform X3, whose amino-acid sequence MMCRSSKSPWVCLTSSGVHCGRYVNVMQKKSYEDAQIPLINHKKSEKQEKAQHTVCTDCSSYSTYWSQTSLLSPGICKLSSGVCVVIQLLNCISHVSTALEPRATCLNGDH is encoded by the exons ATGA tgtGCCGGTCCAGCAAAAGCCCCTGGGTCTGTCTGACTTCTTCAGGTGTCCACTGTGGAAG GTATGTGAATgtcatgcaaaaaaaaagttaCGAAGATGCACAAATACCCTTAATCAACCATAAGAAGtcagaaaagcaagaaaaagctCAGCACACGGTGTGTACGGATTGCAGTAGCTACAGTACGTACTG GTCACAAACAAGCTTGCTCTCTCCTGGGATTTGTAAACTGAGCTCAGGCGTTTGTGTTGTGATCCAG cTTCTCAATTGCATCAGCCACGTTAGCACAGCTCTTGAGCCCAGAGCAACTTGCTTGAATGGTGACCATTAA